In Desulfurococcaceae archaeon MEX13E-LK6-19, the genomic window GAAAGCGGTGCCCCGAACGCCATAATCGAGGAGGAATGGGACCTACTACAATACCATGTAGCAACATACTTCGACAACGAGGTACCAGGTATAAGCCCTGCCCGCCATAGAAGCGGTAAGATCCTTAAGGGTATTGCACAAAGACTCAAGGGTAAAGAGGGTAGATTCAGAGGGCACTTGAGTGGTAAGAGAGTAGACTTTTCAGCACGTACAGTAATATCACCCGACCCCAACTTGAGTATTGATGAAGTCGGTGTACCTATTGATGTAGCTAAAGTACTTACTGTACCCGAGAGAGTCACTCCATGGAATATTGATGAGCTTAGAAGACTTGTCCTCAATGGACCTGAGAAGTGGCCTGGAGCAAACTATATCATAAGACCTGATGGCAGGAGAATAGACCTCAGATTCGTTGACAGGAAAGCTATAGCTGAATCACTTGCGCCAGGATTTATTGTCGAGAGACACCTCAAGGACGGTGATGTGGTTCTCTTCAACAGACAGCCATCGCTACACCGTATATCAGTTATGGCTCATATAGTTCGTGTACTACCATACAAGACCTTCAGGCTTAACCTACTAGTCTGCCCACCATACAATGCTGACTTCGATGGAGACGAGATGAACCTCCATGTACCACAGAGTGAGGAGGCACGTGCAGAAGCGAGAATACTAATGCTCGTTGAGAAACACATCCTCAGCCCAAGATATGGTGGACCAATCATAGGCGGTCTCCAAGACTATATCAGTGGAGCATTCCTCCTCACAGCCAAGAGCACTTTGTTAACGAAAGAAGACGTGATAGACCTCCTCGGAGTAGCTGGCTACAAGGGTGAGTTCCCCGAGCCAGCAATCCTCAAGCCAGGCCCCTACTGGACAGGTAAACAGCTCATAAGCTTGTTCCTGCCCAAAGACCTTAACTATAAGAGGAATGCTACTATAGGCAAAGCCGCGGCCCTCAAGTGTATTGATGAAGACTGTCCACATGATAGCATAGTGATCATAAAGAAAGGTATCATGCTGGAGGGAGTACTCGACAAGGCTAGTATAGGGCGTGAAGAACCAGAGAGCCTCCTGCACTGGCTTGTCAAAGAGTATGGAGAAGATGTTGCTAGAGAATTCATGGACAATGTCTACAAGATGTTTATAAGATATGTTGAGAAACATGGATTGACGCTTGCCTATGACCACGTTGTACTGCATCCAGAGGCTATGAAGAAAGTCAAGGAGATTATCGAGGAGAAGAGGAAGAAGGTGTTCGAGCTTATCGAGAAGTATAGACGTGGAGAACTAGAGCCTAGGCCAGGTAGGACTCTTGAGGAGACACTTGAAGAAGAGATAATTGACTTGTTGTCCAAGAAGCTTCTAGACGATGTAGCAGAAGCTATTACCCCGTACTTTGACCTAAAGAACCCGGTTATCGTGATGGCTAGAACTGGTGCACGTGGAAACCCAGTCAACTTAACACAGATGGCTGCACTACTCGGACAGCAGACAGTTAGAGGTAAGAGAATCGTTAGAGGCTACATGAATAGAACGCTACCACACTTCAAGCCAGGTGACCTTGGCCCAGAAGCACGTGGTTTCGTGAAACACGGTTTCGCTGAAGGACTTAGCCCCGTAGAGATATTCTTCCACGCTGCTGCCGGTAGAGAGGGTCTAGTAGACACTGCTGTACGTACAAGCCAGAGTGGTTACATGCAGAGAAGGCTTATGAACGCATTACAGGACCTTAGAGTAGAATATGACGGTACTGTTAGGCTACCGTCTGGAGAAATAGTACAGTTTAAG contains:
- a CDS encoding DNA-directed RNA polymerase subunit A', giving the protein MAVKRISSIKFGILSPEEIRKISVTQIITSEVYDNDGAPIDGGIMDRRLGAIEPREVCPVCGNTRDNCPGHFGHIELARPVIHVSFVKHIHMYLKATCRRCGRILLDEKEVQLYLDLMARLDKLGASHLKKRLIEFIRRRAAKQTTCPHCGVKQYKIRLEKPYIFYEEREEGVVRLTPIDIRSRLEKIPNDDVRLLGGDPLEARPEWMVLTVLPVPPKAVRPSILLETGIRSEDDLTHKLVDIVRINNRLREHLESGAPNAIIEEEWDLLQYHVATYFDNEVPGISPARHRSGKILKGIAQRLKGKEGRFRGHLSGKRVDFSARTVISPDPNLSIDEVGVPIDVAKVLTVPERVTPWNIDELRRLVLNGPEKWPGANYIIRPDGRRIDLRFVDRKAIAESLAPGFIVERHLKDGDVVLFNRQPSLHRISVMAHIVRVLPYKTFRLNLLVCPPYNADFDGDEMNLHVPQSEEARAEARILMLVEKHILSPRYGGPIIGGLQDYISGAFLLTAKSTLLTKEDVIDLLGVAGYKGEFPEPAILKPGPYWTGKQLISLFLPKDLNYKRNATIGKAAALKCIDEDCPHDSIVIIKKGIMLEGVLDKASIGREEPESLLHWLVKEYGEDVAREFMDNVYKMFIRYVEKHGLTLAYDHVVLHPEAMKKVKEIIEEKRKKVFELIEKYRRGELEPRPGRTLEETLEEEIIDLLSKKLLDDVAEAITPYFDLKNPVIVMARTGARGNPVNLTQMAALLGQQTVRGKRIVRGYMNRTLPHFKPGDLGPEARGFVKHGFAEGLSPVEIFFHAAAGREGLVDTAVRTSQSGYMQRRLMNALQDLRVEYDGTVRLPSGEIVQFKYGDDGVDPMWSDHGKAVKVERVIERVIGWRI